The following coding sequences are from one Dreissena polymorpha isolate Duluth1 chromosome 8, UMN_Dpol_1.0, whole genome shotgun sequence window:
- the LOC127841101 gene encoding heat shock 70 kDa protein 12A-like isoform X1, whose amino-acid sequence MPRSSNFLVVAAFDLGTTYSGYAYSYKYDPTKIITNRNWYPGDAASKLLTLKTPTSVLLDTNGQFHSFGFEAEDHFAILAEQNENDGWRLFRRFKMTLHNNQLMSRQATVKDIGGVDYPAIDLFAMAIQYLHKHLLDALKLKLTGLLETDIQYVITVPAIWDISAKQFMREGAIKAGIEGDRLELAFESEVAAIWCTHELSSDAIKSRMQSPGSKYIVIDLGGGTADISVHQILPNGFVKALYKATGGAWGGTFVDQNFMEFLEQLLGKGVMEQFRTEQLGDFFEMIRDFETKKRSNSIFKRMVCPFRIPPSLSEMVSATNKHVYYAT is encoded by the exons ATGCCTCGTAGCAGTAACTTCTTAGTTGTGGCCGCGTTCGATCTTGGGACGACCTACAGCGGCTACGCCTATTCTTACAAGTATGACCCAACAAAGATAATCACAAACAGGAACTGGTACCCGGGTGACGCAGCCTCGAAGCTTCTAACGCTGAAGACCCCCACAAGCGTTCTTCTAGACACAAATGGTCAATTCCATTCGTTTGGATTTGAAGCTGAAGATCATTTTGCTATTCTCGCCGAGCAAAATGAGAACGACGGATGGAGATTGTTCAGACGTTTCAAAATGACCCTGCATAACAATCAG CTGATGTCCAGACAAGCCACGGTGAAGGACATCGGAGGCGTCGATTATCCGGCAATAGACTTATTTGCAATGGCAATACAATATCTTCACAAACATCTATTAGATGCTCTTAAGCTTAAATTAACGGGTCTATTGGAGACGGACATTCAGTACGTCATCACCGTTCCAGCCATATGGGACATCAGTGCAAAGCAATTCATGAGAGAGGGCGCAATAAAG gcAGGTATTGAAGGCGACAGACTCGAATTGGCCTTCGAATCCGAAGTTGCAGCCATTTGGTGTACTCATGAACTAAGCAGTGATGCCATCAAATCGAGAATGCAGTCTCCGGGGTCTAAATACATCGTGATTGACCTGGGAG GTGGCACCGCGGATATTTCAGTCCATCAGATATTGCCAAATGGCTTCGTAAAAGCACTGTACAAAGCAACTGGTGGCGCCTGGGGTGGTACCTTTGTTGATCAGAATTTCATGGAGTTTTTAGAACAATTGCTTGGCAAAGGCGTGATGGAGCAATTCCGCACTGAACAACTGGGTGATTTTTTCGAGATGATTAGGGACTTCGAAACGAAAAAGCGGTCGAATTCGATATTTAAAAGAATGGTTTGTCCGTTTCGAATTCCACCATCGTTGTCGGAAATGGTTTCAGCTACCAACAAACACGTTTATTATGCAACTTAA
- the LOC127841101 gene encoding heat shock 70 kDa protein 12B-like isoform X2 produces MPRSSNFLVVAAFDLGTTYSGYAYSYKYDPTKIITNRNWYPGDAASKLLTLKTPTSVLLDTNGQFHSFGFEAEDHFAILAEQNENDGWRLFRRFKMTLHNNQLMSRQATVKDIGGVDYPAIDLFAMAIQYLHKHLLDALKLKLTGLLETDIQYVITVPAIWDISAKQFMREGAIKVAPRIFQSIRYCQMAS; encoded by the exons ATGCCTCGTAGCAGTAACTTCTTAGTTGTGGCCGCGTTCGATCTTGGGACGACCTACAGCGGCTACGCCTATTCTTACAAGTATGACCCAACAAAGATAATCACAAACAGGAACTGGTACCCGGGTGACGCAGCCTCGAAGCTTCTAACGCTGAAGACCCCCACAAGCGTTCTTCTAGACACAAATGGTCAATTCCATTCGTTTGGATTTGAAGCTGAAGATCATTTTGCTATTCTCGCCGAGCAAAATGAGAACGACGGATGGAGATTGTTCAGACGTTTCAAAATGACCCTGCATAACAATCAG CTGATGTCCAGACAAGCCACGGTGAAGGACATCGGAGGCGTCGATTATCCGGCAATAGACTTATTTGCAATGGCAATACAATATCTTCACAAACATCTATTAGATGCTCTTAAGCTTAAATTAACGGGTCTATTGGAGACGGACATTCAGTACGTCATCACCGTTCCAGCCATATGGGACATCAGTGCAAAGCAATTCATGAGAGAGGGCGCAATAAAG GTGGCACCGCGGATATTTCAGTCCATCAGATATTGCCAAATGGCTTCGTAA
- the LOC127841092 gene encoding uncharacterized protein LOC127841092, translated as MEYTIKGNIGIDDIEDIESTEMDGSDVLLSSSEACVREVIAHTIKGNDDIESTIIEGSDVLIASSEAYVRDVIAHTMKGKEDIESTVMNGSDVLIANTEACVREVIAHTIIGKGEIESTVMGGSDVLNANTEACVREVKYNTIKGKEDIESTVMDGSDVLFASSEACVREVIAHTMKGKEDIESTVMHGREEFLTLVDVAKREIQDSKTKKGEEKYALQCKEFHDMLIEHYRQTQGTVSVSPIWDGHDKPIHNVFVRPNLIHIKIENDGSRRKTDNGVLKYKDLFYKENKLNKRVIIQGEPGMGKSTLLSKFVLDWCEAASPEFQEYIANFSDLETLQGFTFLFHLSLRDSPEIYEVLKMIKSQLIDKMYDGDERKQVYTLLQHIMKTEKIIICMDGLNEWATNLNSDPFPLIATCNKQCVALITTRPWKMVDKRIKDSGIDLLIEVSGIIDKEQLAIFVLKSLQTNNSKSYTEFMSYVEEQKLQHFLASPWLLTLLVSVWINSQHFSGSLCELNCILLDNLFRKATTHEGKFSHAQFRCLKATNFIYPRVEILNSLAKLAFECTFSSGKSLVFSKEKVLESLSQEHLKFSLQAGILSERYISSQQSQFSFLHETVQEFLAAFHIAQSNGISISSIIETMRHVLEISQVFIYLCGLHTEKASTILDSAVYDLQGDISHGLSLYVKGWYDENKISVFHEENTNFFNIVPAKHNETENYDLDSNAQCVSKALLFQSLLIAGFKEAEASDQNVSYLVCNDFIFHEYLHDSELVDLKSMLMNNTSHVRSLILQSYRLQTKEILTVLQMSKACLTRLKIPGHHELYRALCDLKITELVLETYTNVPVLSDVIQYLSMLSYLELKKGNLHDELCVPVALKHFSLYNISFSARYLSRLLVRLSSLDRHIRCDLRDCYVESDNHKTNSAYDGGNMDILVVRRDLLSCDMSRIELFVENGSRALYELLRGTSIGILALITSNDVSFAADILPTLSKLEKLYIWGTYKDRCALQLPPTLQCLSLQEVECSTEWLGGLFIKLSSLQHQVEYNLGNVAVNIGVTEDGPDLTMLAVQRELLSCDMSQVELYIENVSRDLYELLRGTSIGILTLRTTDDVSLAADILPTLSKLEKVYISGTFKDRCAIQLPRTLQCLSLQKVECSAEWLGGLLIKLFLLQHQVECVLCDCSVSKIDTEDGPDATMLAVQRELLSCDMSQVQLYIQNGSRDLYELLCDTSIGVLELATTDDVSIAADILPIFSKLKKLVLWGTLNDRCDIELPRTLQFLSLQEVECSAEWLGGLLIKLSSLQHQVEFHLCDVALNISDTEDGLDATVLAVQRVLTCDMSHVKLYIQNGSRDLYELLCDTSIGVLELATTDDVSIAADILSTLSKLRKLYIWGTFKDRCAIQLPRTLQCLSLKKVECSAEWLGGLLIKLNYLNHHVACVLCDCAVSKSDTKYGLNVTMLTVQRELLSIDMSRITLIVRNGSRELYELLRGTSIETLSLRATDDVSLAADILPTLSNLENLDIWGTFKDRCAIQIPPILRVLSLHRVECSTEWLSSLLIKLSSLKHQVKCQLFDVVVNTSYADDGQDESISVVRKELLSSDFSKLNHRNGSMDLYQLLRGTSS; from the exons ATGGAATACACAATAAAAGGTAATATAGGAATAGATGACATAGAGGACATTGAATCAACCGAAATGGACGGAAGTGACGTTCTTTTGTCAAGTAGTGAGGCATGTGTGCGGGAAGTAATAGCACATACTATAAAAGGGAACGATGACATTGAATCGACCATAATTGAAGGAAGTGACGTTCTTATTGCAAGTAGTGAGGCATATGTGCGGGATGTGATAGCACATACTATGAAAGGGAAAGAGGACATTGAATCGACCGTAATGAATGGAAGTGACGTTCTTATTGCAAATACTGAGGCATGTGTGCGGGAAGTAATAGCACATACAATAATAGGGAAAGGGGAAATTGAATCGACCGTAATGGGCGGCAGTGACGTTCTTAATGCAAATACTGAGGCATGTGTGCGGGAAGTAAAATACAATACTATTAAAGGTAAAGAGGACATTGAATCAACCGTAATGGACGGAAGTGATGTTCTTTTTGCAAGTAGTGAGGCATGTGTGCGAGAAGTAATCGCACACACAATGAAAGGGAAAGAGGACATTGAATCGACCGTAATGCACGGCAGAGAAGAATTTTTGACTCTAGTCGACGTTGCAAAAAGAGAAATACAAGATTCCAAGACAAAGAAGGGTGAAgaaaaatacgcattgcaatgcAAAG AGTTCCATGACATGTTAATTGAGCACTACAGACAGACTCAGGGTACGGTGTCGGTTTCCCCCATATGGGACGGCCATGACAAACCTATACACAATGTATTTGTGCGACCAAATTTAATTCATATTAAAATCGAGAACGATGGATCTCGAAGGAAAACGGATAACGGAGTGCTCAAATACAAAGACTtattttacaaagaaaacaagCTCAACAAACGAGTAATTATACAAGGTGAGCCCGGGATGGGCAAGAGTACACTGCTATCTAAGTTCGTGCTTGACTGGTGTGAGGCTGCGTCACCTGAATTTCAGGAGTACATTGCCAATTTCAGTGATTTAGAAACGTTGCAGGGATTCACATTTCTTTTCCATTTATCTCTAAGAGATTCGCCTGAAATATATGAGGTACTAAAGATGATAAAATCACAACTTATTGACAAAATGTATGATGGAGATGAACGTAAACAGGTGTACACCCTACTGCAGCATATCATGAAAACGGaaaaaattatcatttgtatGGACGGGCTAAACGAATGGGCTACCAACTTGAACAGTGACCCTTTTCCGTTAATTGCCACTTGTAACAAGCAATGTGTAGCGTTAATAACAACTCGACCATGGAAAATGGTGGACAAGAGAATCAAGGATTCTGGCATTGACCTTTTGATAGAAGTAAGTGGAATAATTGATAAAGAACAGCTTGCGATATTCGTCCTAAAAAGTCTTCAGACCAACAACAGCAAGTCATACACAGAGTTTATGTCGTATGTGGAAGAACAAAAGTTACAGCATTTCCTTGCGTCTCCATGGCTTTTGACGCTGCTAGTTAGCGTGTGGATCAATAGTCAACATTTTAGTGGCTCGTTGTGTGAACTGAACTGCATTTTGCTTGATAATCTTTTCAGGAAAGCAACGACACATGAAGGCAAATTTAGCCATGCACAATTTCGATGTTTGAAGGCAACGAACTTTATTTATCCACGCGTCGAAATTTTGAATTCTCTTGCAAAACTTGCATTTGAGTGCACTTTCTCATCCGGAAAATCTCTCGTATTCTCTAAAGAGAAAGTATTGGAGAGTTTGTCTCAAGAACACCTGAAATTTTCCCTTCAAGCTGGAATCTTATCAGAAAGGTACATTTCTTCACAACAATCTCAGTTCTCGTTTCTCCACGAGACTGTGCAGGAATTCCTTGCTGCATTTCATATCGCACAATCAAATGGTATCTCAATATCAAGTATCATTGAAACAATGCGTCACGTGCTAGAAATCAGTCAGGTATTTATTTACCTATGCGGACTTCACACTGAGAAGGCTAGCACAATTTTAGACTCAGCTGTCTATGACCTCCAGGGAGACATAAGTCATGGATTAAGTTTATACGTAAAGGGATGGTATGACGAGAATAAGATATCTGTATTTCATGAAGAAAATacaaacttttttaatattgtccCTGCGAAGCATAATGAAACTGAAAACTATGATTTGGACTCCAATGCACAATGTGTATCTAAAGCACTATTATTCCAGAGCTTGCTCATTGCGGGTTTTAAGGAGGCGGAAGCCAGCGATCAAAATGTTTCTTATCTGGTTTGCAATGACTTCATATTCCACGAATACCTACATGATTCTGAATTAGTCGACCTGAAGTCAATGTTAATGAACAATACATCACATGTACGTTCACTTATTCTACAAAGTTACAGACTACAAACAAAAGAAATACTCACAGTACTTCAAATGTCAAAGGCTTGTCTTACGCGCTTAAAGATACCTGGACACCACGAATTGTATAGAGCATTATGTGATTTGAAAATAACGGAGCTTGTTTTAGAAACATACACCAATGTACCTGTGCTCTCTGACGTGATACAGTATCTTTCCATGTTAAGTTATTTAGAACTAAAAAAAGGCAATTTGCACGACGAATTGTGTGTTCCTGTAGCTTTAAAGCATTTTTCATTGTATAACATTTCATTTTCTGCTCGGTATCTGAGCAGGTTGCTAGTGCGCCTATCGTCATTAGATCGTCACATACGATGCGACTTGCGTGATTGCTATGTGGAGTCTGACAATCACAAAACAAATTCCGCATATGATGGAGGAAATATGGATATACTCGTTGTGCGCAGGGACTTGTTGTCATGTGACATGTCTCGTATTGAACTGTTCGTTGAAAATGGTAGTAGGGCTCTGTATGAACTATTGCGTGGTACAAGTATAGGGATACTTGCACTCATAACGAGTAACGATGTTTCATTTGCCGCTGATATTCTACCCACACTCAGCAAGTTAGAAAAACTATATATATGGGGGACGTATAAGGATCGATGTGCTCTACAGCTTCCTCCTACATTGCAATGTCTATCACTCCAGGAAGTGGAATGTTCAACTGAATGGCTCGGCGGCTTGTTTATCAAGCTTTCTTCATTACAACATCAAGTTGAATATAATTTGGGTAATGTTGCTGTGAACATAGGTGTCACAGAAGATGGACCAGATTTAACCATGCTCGCCGTACAACGTGAATTGTTGTCATGTGACATGTCACAAGTTGAACTGTACATTGAAAATGTAAGTAGGGATCTGTATGAACTATTGCGTGGTACAAGTATAGGGATACTTACACTAAGAACGACTGACGATGTTTCATTAGCCGCTGATATTCTACCCACACTCAGCAAGTTAGAAAAAGTATATATATCGGGGACGTTTAAGGATCGATGTGCTATACAGCTTCCTCGTACTTTGCAATGTCTATCACTCCAGAAAGTGGAATGTTCAGCTGAATGGCTCGGCGGCTTGTTAATCAAGCTTTTTTTATTACAACATCAAGTTGAATGTGTATTATGTGATTGTTCTGTTAGCAAAATTGACACAGAAGATGGACCTGATGCAACCATGCTCGCTGTACAACGTGAATTGTTGTCATGTGACATGTCACAAGTTcaactgtatattcaaaatgGTAGTAGGGATCTGTATGAACTATTATGTGATACAAGTATAGGCGTACTTGAACTCGCAACGACTGACGATGTTTCAATAGCAGCTGATATTCTACCCATATTCAGCAAGTTAAAAAAGCTAGTTTTATGGGGTACGCTTAATGATCGATGTGATATAGAGCTTCCTCGTACGTTGCAATTTCTATCACTCCAGGAAGTGGAATGTTCAGCTGAATGGCTCGGCGGCTTGTTAATTAAGCTTTCTTCATTACAACATCAAGTTGAATTTCATTTGTGTGATGTTGCTTTGAACATAAGTGACACAGAAGATGGACTAGATGCAACCGTGCTCGCTGTACAACGCGTGTTGACATGTGACATGTCACACGTTAAACTGTATATTCAAAATGGTAGTAGGGATCTGTATGAACTATTGTGTGATACAAGTATTGGCGTACTTGAACTCGCAACGACTGACGATGTTTCAATAGCAGCTGATATTCTAAGCACCCTTAGTAAGTTAAGAAAACTATATATATGGGGGACGTTTAAGGATCGATGTGCTATACAGCTTCCTCGTACGTTGCAATGTCTTTCACTTAAGAAAGTGGAATGTTCAGCTGAATGGCTCGGCGGTTTGTTAATCAAGCTTAATTATTTAAATCATCACGTTGCATGTGTATTATGTGATTGTGCTGTTAGCAAAAGTGACACAAAATACGGACTAAATGTAACTATGCTCACTGTACAACGTGAATTATTGTCAATTGACATGTCTCGTATTACACTGATCGTTAGGAATGGTAGTAGGGAACTGTATGAACTATTGCGCGGAACAAGTATAGAAACTCTTTCACTCAGAGCGACTGACGATGTTTCTTTAGCCGCTGATATTCTTCCCACACTCAGCAATTTAGAAAACTTAGATATATGGGGGACGTTTAAGGACCGATGTGCTATACAGATTCCTCCAATTTTACGAGTTCTGTCCCTTCATAGAGTAGAATGTTCAACTGAATGGCTCAGCAGCTTGTTAATCAAACTTTCTTCATTAAAACATCAAGTTAAATGTCAATTGTTTGATGTTGTTGTGAACACAAGTTACGCAGACGATGGGCAAGATGAAAGTATTTCTGTTGTGCGAAAAGAATTGTTGTCAAGTGACTTCTCTAAATTGAACCATAGAAACGGTAGTATGGACCTGTATCAACTACTTCGTGGTACAAGTTCATGA